CACCCCGGCTACAGTAATCTTTTTACCTTGCACAATGATGGCTGTTCCTTCGTCAATTCCAATACAATCATAGCCCGGATAAGCCGTTAATGCAGATAAAAGACGGTTATAGCGGCTGCGTTTTATAAAATGCTGATCTATAATAACAGAGTCCAGTAACCCCATTCCACTTTCAAACTCAATGTTATCAGCTCTGAGTTTATTAAAAGTTTCCCTGTAATTGGTATCCAGTAACTGGTTTCCGGTAATCATATGTTTACTCATTACCGCAGCCCCGGCACTTGTGCCGGCAATAGTCGCCCCGTTTTGATAAGCTTTATGAATCGCGCCATATACCGGAGTATTTAAAACCACTTTCATGAAGCGGCTTTGATCCCCTCCTGTGATAAAAACAAGTCTTGCTCCTGCCAGAGAATCAAGCCATGACTGATCACGTACTTTCTCTCCGGCAAAGTTGAAACTGTAAATATTGTTTTTAGCTGCTGCTGACAACTGGTTTTTAATCGCTTCAAATGAAGCTTCCGGCTCAGCTGTAGCCATAGGTAAAACTACGATATAATCGTTAGGTCTGAGATTAGCGGTTTTAATCAGTGTATTGATCAGCTCAGGAGAACGATC
The sequence above is drawn from the Pedobacter cryoconitis genome and encodes:
- a CDS encoding cyanophycinase — encoded protein: MMTSKIQLRIQALTFLFLLFVVNSSFAQYKTKPAIPVLSKGSLFIIGGGDRSPELINTLIKTANLRPNDYIVVLPMATAEPEASFEAIKNQLSAAAKNNIYSFNFAGEKVRDQSWLDSLAGARLVFITGGDQSRFMKVVLNTPVYGAIHKAYQNGATIAGTSAGAAVMSKHMITGNQLLDTNYRETFNKLRADNIEFESGMGLLDSVIIDQHFIKRSRYNRLLSALTAYPGYDCIGIDEGTAIIVQGKKITVAGVSQVICVADPEKVKIRENHLITFENLRFSVYGAGDQFKLK